The sequence below is a genomic window from Manis pentadactyla isolate mManPen7 chromosome 17, mManPen7.hap1, whole genome shotgun sequence.
CCTGTCAGTGATTATCTTCAACATGACCCAAAAGGCAAGCTCTCTGCTTAGACTGCAACCCCTGAGCTTCTCTAGCGACACTCTGGATAAGAAGAACCCTTGCACACTGTGGCTGAACCAAAGCGGTAGGATGGAAGGTTGGCTAGGGTGACTACATGGGAAGTGAGGTAACAGCATCTCAAGGCCATGACATTTCACAGTCACCTATTCTATCTGAAAAGAGATATAGAATGAAGATGATTCCTCAGAAATCTAGAAATACTATAGTGATTTTCACACTCAAGGCAAGCATTTGAAAGTTAACTATCCTACATCTAAAACTAGTTTAACACAATGAAGTGAAACCACAAAGTTTTCTGCTGACACTCTAACATTAAAAAGCATTACCTTTAATGGTTTCTCTGCGTTGCAATTTGTAAGTTTCCTTGTCATGACACAGTCGATAAATAAAGAAACCCAGGTGATCAATGTTTTCAATGCGATCGGTAATAACCATGTGTTCATGAATCAAATATGACTGAGGCAAATAGGTTCCGGCCTATATTTGGAAAAGAATATACTACATGAATATGAATTTCTCAAGATATTCACTAAAGAgatgaagaaaacagacaaaattctGAGAGAGATTATAGTATGGAACAGAGGCTGGCAAACTACTGTCTAtcatctgtttttgtaaatatagttttattggtagagtaattcccattttatttacatattgtccaTAGCAACACAATTGAGTAATTACAACACAGATTTCTTGAAAGCATATTTATTTTCTGGCCCTTCGGGAAAAGTATAATTTAAGAAATTGTATTttagtttcaaaatataaaatattaaaagaaaaaaaaaaagaaacccaaaacTACAAGTCTTAGTTTCTCTGTAAAATTCTTAGCTACATTTTCAGTAAGATGGGCTCTTACAAGGCTAATTTCTCAACAGGGGATTCCAAGATGATGTAACTCATCattaataatatttcaaaattttatacCTTTATGTTAATAAGTAACTCCAGTAGGTTTCTAGGTGGCATAACAATGGAAGTGTTCAGAGGAATCACATAGCACTTATCCAGGTTAAGATCTAAATAGGCTGTGAGTTTCTGGGAAGAAAAAGATACATTTTCATTAGATTAATacaactgacccttgaacaatacaggGGTCAGGGATACTGAACTCTGCACAgtgaaaaatctgtgtataacttgaCAATCCAAAAACTTAACCTAATAGTAGACCAGAAGTCTTACCAATAATGGATGATTAACATGTATTCTGTATGTAATGTGTAtttacatactgtattcttacaataaagtaagctagagaaaaagaaattgttttcaaattgttgcaaatctcaaaaaaatttccaatatttatttttaaaaatctgtgtatacATGGACTcatagttcaaacccatgttgtacAAGGATGAACTATATCAATTACACAGGCAGAAACTGGATTTTTAATAATTTGTACCATTAAAATGTGTTCACTTTAGAATGTGTAAATTTCAATACATCAAGAATTTGGTAGGATTAGGATGAtagtaataaaaggaaaaattatctCTACTAGTAAATAAAATTCTTATGAGGAATTTGTTTCTGTAATTAATGACaataaactattagaattaactGTAAATAACCTATTACCTGATTAATAAGAGATTTCATTCCCTTACTTATAAGTCCTAGTAACCTCCAAGGCATGCATCCATTGTTTATGTAAAAATTAACTTCTCTAGAAGTTATCCATCTAGAACTGTTCTAGTTACTACTATCCTTAGAGAACTAAAATAATAGTCAATATTAAATGATTTTGTGTTCTTGTGGTTCAGATGAGAAAGCCTTGCTGAGAAATACTGTCTCATAGGATGATTCTGAGGATTAAAGTAAGGTAAACCAAACATTGAACACTTAAGATTTCTAAGAGCTCAGTAAGTATTAGCTGTTAGTACTTACTATGTTTTGGATAAGGCTTATTACCTTGAGgtaagtaatttttttcaaactggTTTATAAATATTCATCAGATGTATCTATCAGGCATGAAATGTCTAAAAAACTAACTTCAGTTTATGTCTCAATGCTCAAAATGGCAACCTTATACACAGATGTGAAGTCCACAGGCAATATGTGAACTTCTGAATTTCTAAATCCtggtttgaaaaacaaaacattcttgGAACAAAAATTATTGAGGGAATTTAATAACAACTTGATTATTAAATAATGCTATGGTATCACAGTTTTCACATATTCATAATGATGTGGTTAAGTAGAATTcttcattcttaagagaaaacaGCCTAAGGATCTAGAGGTCAAGTATCAAATGCAAGAAAAAGAGATGGTATAAAATAACAGTAAAATTTTGGAACCAGATAGAAGATTTGGGGTATATACTGTATTTTCACTTCAACTTTTCTGCATTGCATAATCATTTTCCAAAGGTAGGGAGAAATGTAGagtgagaaattaaaaatagattaacAAAATGATGCAGAACTAAAATTACTATTTCTGGAAATGCTACATAGAAATGGAAACATGAAACTTATCTAAGAAAATGGAGGGTAcataagaaataagaacaatttaCCAACAAAGCAGGACCAGCCATAAGGTGGGCTATAAGATAGagaaggcaagggaaagaaaggtaAAAAGGGAGAAGGCCAGGTTCACAAGGAGTCTGTATGAGATAAAGAGCCCATCAAATGTTAACAGTTCATCTTGTAGAGCAGAAGAAACCCAAgtccattttttttaagtaaaaataaactctaaataGAATTAGCAAATATTGAAATTAAACTACAAGACACATAAATTAAAGAACCTGCATTCTTTCTACAGTTCAAGACACCACTCACCTTGTTAAAATCATGAACAATGTTAGCAGGATCACTATCTCCAAACTCTGGGACAGGCACACTGATGAATTCAACCTCATCTTCCTCAAAGATCTTAATATTCTCCTCAATTGTCTGGTAGCGAGCAGCTGGGGCGTCTGCAGAAGGCTCATTTAGGATGACATCATCTTTGATGTACTTTATTCCACAGTAGTACACGTCATCTGGCTATAGAGAGTTTAAACACTATTTCAGCAATTCAGTGGGAGACAGGTTTTTAAATGTAATAAGCATTACTTAAGTTGCCAACTCTATCTAATAGCATTTTGCTTGCAAACTCTTACTTTTAGATGTCAGTTTAATTACAGAGTTAAAACATTCTTTAAGATCAGGTTttgaaatattgttaaaaaaatggcttcaggagaaaagccactgatttttccttcactttttgtgGTTGacaaaaatagaatataaaagtAATTATCCGTCTGGTTACAAGTAAATACAAAGACACAGGCATATGTTTCTACCT
It includes:
- the ITM2B gene encoding integral membrane protein 2B, whose translation is MVKVTFNSALAQKEAKKDEPKSGEEALIIPPDAVAVDCKDTDEVIPVGQRRAWCWCMCFGLAFMLAGVILGGAYLYKYFALQPDDVYYCGIKYIKDDVILNEPSADAPAARYQTIEENIKIFEEDEVEFISVPVPEFGDSDPANIVHDFNKKLTAYLDLNLDKCYVIPLNTSIVMPPRNLLELLINIKAGTYLPQSYLIHEHMVITDRIENIDHLGFFIYRLCHDKETYKLQRRETIKGIQKREASNCVTIRHFENKFAVETLICS